One Jatrophihabitans sp. DNA window includes the following coding sequences:
- a CDS encoding MFS transporter, with product MSAPTTVSAATRRFVGLTALRWLPVGLTTPVTVLLALSRGLSLREVGLLFTVHGLVVLALELPTGGLADVLGRRPVVVLGAFLHLLSCLVYATADSFGGFLAGILLLGIGRALDSGPVEAWYVDTVHQLDPSADVAPGLAKHSAADGGGLALGAIIGGLLPAFFDGNLAAPFLLAAALNLVFIAAVLRLLHEQRPPRQGSVRAALLAGARQVPATVGGAVRLSVTDGPLRLVLLLTAVGGAGLVACELLGPVRFAELAGGRDDGAAVYGTVLASAFAVAAFAAMAATPLRRLLRGSTRATCAVLAILGGVALAMLAGPDLLPVAAVAFVGYYVAHGANWPLLSAVLHARVTAAHRATAVSAMSLAMMVGGLLGNLLIPLVRPDVAFVAVGALVAASALACWRLPAADRQSALTKDLINSRK from the coding sequence GTGAGCGCGCCGACCACCGTCAGCGCCGCCACCCGGCGGTTCGTCGGGCTGACCGCGCTGCGCTGGCTGCCGGTCGGCCTGACGACGCCGGTCACCGTGCTGCTCGCGCTGTCGCGCGGGCTGTCGCTGCGCGAGGTCGGCCTGCTGTTCACCGTGCACGGGCTGGTGGTGCTGGCCCTGGAGCTGCCGACCGGCGGGCTCGCCGACGTCCTGGGCCGCCGGCCGGTCGTCGTTCTGGGCGCGTTCCTGCACCTGCTGTCCTGCCTGGTCTACGCCACCGCCGACTCGTTCGGCGGTTTCCTCGCCGGCATCCTGCTGCTGGGCATCGGCCGCGCGCTGGACTCCGGCCCGGTCGAGGCCTGGTACGTCGACACCGTCCACCAGCTCGACCCGTCGGCCGACGTGGCTCCGGGCCTGGCCAAGCACTCCGCCGCCGACGGTGGTGGCCTCGCGCTGGGCGCGATCATCGGCGGGCTGCTGCCGGCGTTCTTCGACGGCAACCTCGCGGCGCCGTTCCTGCTCGCCGCCGCGCTCAACCTGGTCTTCATCGCCGCCGTCCTGCGGCTGCTGCACGAGCAGCGGCCACCCCGCCAGGGCTCGGTGCGCGCGGCGCTGCTGGCCGGGGCGCGTCAGGTGCCCGCGACCGTCGGCGGGGCGGTCCGCCTGTCCGTCACCGACGGCCCGCTGCGCCTGGTGCTGCTGCTGACCGCCGTGGGCGGCGCCGGGCTGGTGGCCTGCGAGCTGCTCGGCCCGGTCCGCTTCGCCGAACTGGCCGGTGGCCGCGACGACGGCGCGGCGGTCTACGGCACGGTGCTGGCGTCGGCGTTCGCCGTCGCGGCCTTCGCCGCCATGGCCGCCACGCCACTGCGCAGGCTGCTGCGCGGCTCGACCCGGGCGACCTGCGCCGTGCTGGCGATCCTGGGTGGCGTGGCGCTAGCCATGCTGGCGGGGCCGGACCTGCTGCCGGTCGCGGCCGTCGCCTTCGTCGGTTACTACGTCGCCCACGGCGCGAACTGGCCGCTGCTGTCGGCGGTCCTGCACGCGCGGGTCACCGCGGCACACCGGGCGACGGCGGTCTCGGCGATGTCGCTGGCGATGATGGTCGGCGGGCTGCTGGGCAACCTGCTGATCCCGCTGGTCCG